A genomic region of Methanothermobacter thermautotrophicus str. Delta H contains the following coding sequences:
- the drmB gene encoding DUF1998 domain-containing protein, with translation MNNVQHLRRSQFIFTYGPGAILEGKNGPVMIPSLNDGLGNYFGIEYLEKFEIKDSRLSEFLRKNKEIDGTIRLFSLPTNAALSLDENRHIYNTWRFPRWKICYGRTEGGHQNPVLYYEREGKGCPICGSRNASATRFVAACPDGHLDDLPWKYLVHSKETGCNPEYFHWKIEGPSIADIIIKCPECGQSSSMRYIYRKKFRCTGRLPERSGLRSKESCELEMKILQRQSTSLRIPVTLTLLKIPYKTKLDEILENDPEFRGNLRGIINHANKENLLSDVKQNKRKYYDTVKGSIEDMGYRRFCEHVMGFNSRMIADPLGDEFRALREMRTSETLSVGEPVKFSVDSQITLKIVPVEKLKLTTAQIGYYRSPYLKKDENSEIIPSNIVSTGEREAISESWWYPAFESMGEGLFITADRIAPESSSLNALQEWDERKLIHDEILRQNTPVSPEFVWWHTLSHSIIQALSLYAGYSSPSIRERIYTDSGGAGGILLYSSSIGDDCSMGGLSGCASESKFKEIWKIAMNNIEFCSNDPICHQNRISDGNYNGSACHRCLMLSETSCEHRNRWLDRHAVLGD, from the coding sequence ATGAATAACGTGCAGCATCTTAGAAGATCCCAGTTCATATTCACCTATGGACCTGGAGCCATACTGGAGGGAAAGAACGGGCCCGTGATGATCCCTTCACTCAACGACGGCCTGGGAAACTATTTTGGAATAGAATATCTTGAGAAGTTTGAGATTAAGGATAGCAGGCTTTCAGAGTTTCTCCGGAAAAATAAAGAGATTGATGGAACCATACGGCTATTTTCACTGCCCACCAATGCCGCCCTCTCCCTTGATGAAAACCGTCACATCTACAATACATGGCGGTTTCCCCGCTGGAAAATATGCTATGGAAGAACAGAAGGGGGACACCAGAATCCCGTCCTTTATTATGAACGTGAAGGGAAAGGCTGCCCCATATGCGGGTCAAGGAATGCCTCAGCCACCCGATTTGTGGCTGCGTGTCCTGACGGACATCTTGATGATCTGCCATGGAAATATCTCGTTCACAGTAAAGAAACCGGGTGCAATCCAGAATACTTTCACTGGAAAATTGAGGGACCATCAATTGCGGATATAATAATTAAATGTCCGGAATGTGGACAATCATCTTCCATGAGATATATTTACAGAAAAAAATTCCGCTGCACAGGCAGACTTCCTGAAAGATCAGGGCTCCGTTCAAAGGAATCATGTGAACTTGAAATGAAGATTCTTCAGAGACAGTCAACCTCCCTCAGAATACCCGTAACACTGACCCTTCTGAAAATTCCCTATAAAACCAAACTGGATGAAATACTGGAGAACGATCCAGAATTCAGGGGTAACCTGCGCGGTATTATAAACCATGCAAATAAAGAAAATCTGCTTTCAGACGTTAAGCAGAACAAAAGAAAATATTATGACACCGTTAAAGGGAGTATTGAGGACATGGGTTACAGAAGATTCTGTGAACATGTAATGGGATTCAATAGCAGGATGATAGCAGATCCCCTTGGAGATGAATTCCGGGCCCTCAGAGAAATGCGAACATCTGAAACACTATCAGTGGGAGAGCCTGTGAAATTTTCTGTTGATTCTCAGATTACCCTCAAAATTGTTCCTGTTGAAAAATTGAAGCTTACAACTGCTCAGATTGGATACTACAGGAGCCCTTATCTTAAAAAGGACGAAAATTCAGAGATAATTCCGTCAAATATTGTGAGTACAGGTGAAAGGGAAGCAATTTCCGAGTCATGGTGGTATCCTGCGTTTGAGAGTATGGGAGAGGGTCTGTTCATAACAGCGGATAGAATAGCCCCGGAATCTTCATCCTTAAATGCGCTGCAGGAGTGGGATGAAAGAAAATTGATTCATGACGAAATTCTGAGACAGAACACACCTGTGAGTCCAGAATTTGTGTGGTGGCATACACTTTCACATTCCATTATACAGGCCCTCTCGTTATATGCAGGCTATTCATCACCCTCAATAAGAGAAAGAATTTACACAGACTCCGGAGGCGCCGGTGGCATTCTCCTTTATTCATCATCGATTGGAGATGATTGCAGTATGGGAGGTCTCTCTGGATGTGCTTCAGAATCAAAATTTAAGGAGATATGGAAAATAGCAATGAATAATATTGAATTCTGCTCCAACGATCCGATATGTCATCAGAATCGGATTTCAGATGGAAATTACAACGGATCCGCATGCCACCGCTGCCTGATGCTATCAGAGACATCATGTGAACACAGGAACAGGTGGCTGGATAGGCATGCTGTTCTTGGAGATTGA
- a CDS encoding McrB family protein: MNLIRYVNLRIISDRDEIESQQKRLENILKERADKVVEGGAGFQGGEEKGKVYWMSDLGIWYMTRFIEGSRYWNGFGTEEPEEGGNRTIVCEINFPPEGINRRVGAAIARDPTGNYYVVHRGKLGGNYSKRIFEENYHGEWTTVIDGDRQEKVVVIGKIDETIPEKIRNFVYEVQRIKGMKADSNLEENFKKESGTDIYQHLDKGTGTDFYQYLQIHGYHFRPELVENFLLSLKVKPFVILTGNSGTGKTKLAQLYGSYISTENDKRYLVVPVGANWTETRHIFGYLNIMTGEYQSTPALDFIMRASRDPDNPYILILDEMNLSHVERYFSDFLSAMESGEPVPLHDDPNSEFPSMIEIPENLRVVGTVNVDETTYMFSPKVLDRANTIEFETLRPGEYLNGTPHDQGPAGDTEFLEDIMEYSNDNMKDDLHMVWDELVAELDFFHETLTTPGFDFGFRVTDEILRFMHAAWIYEKRPREWENWERYLDAQIKQKILPKIHGPERLLRDTLDKLKEHCQGRFPESEKKLEEMQNTLKTQRYASFIR, translated from the coding sequence GTGAACTTGATCAGATACGTTAATCTCAGAATAATATCAGACAGGGATGAGATAGAATCTCAGCAGAAAAGGCTGGAAAATATTCTGAAGGAGAGAGCAGATAAGGTCGTTGAGGGGGGTGCCGGTTTTCAGGGGGGTGAGGAGAAGGGTAAGGTATACTGGATGTCTGACCTTGGCATATGGTACATGACCCGATTCATAGAGGGGAGCAGGTACTGGAATGGCTTCGGGACAGAGGAGCCAGAGGAGGGAGGTAACAGGACAATCGTGTGTGAGATAAACTTTCCCCCGGAGGGTATAAACCGTAGGGTTGGGGCTGCTATAGCGCGTGATCCCACAGGAAACTACTATGTGGTGCACAGGGGCAAACTAGGTGGGAATTACAGTAAAAGAATATTTGAGGAGAACTACCACGGTGAATGGACAACAGTCATTGACGGTGATCGGCAAGAAAAGGTTGTGGTCATAGGAAAAATTGATGAGACAATCCCTGAGAAAATAAGGAACTTTGTATATGAGGTCCAGAGGATAAAGGGCATGAAAGCCGATTCTAATCTTGAAGAAAATTTTAAGAAAGAAAGTGGGACAGACATTTACCAGCATCTTGACAAAGGAACAGGAACAGACTTTTACCAGTACCTGCAGATTCATGGTTATCACTTCAGACCGGAACTCGTTGAGAACTTCCTCCTCTCCCTCAAGGTCAAGCCCTTCGTGATACTGACCGGTAACTCGGGTACAGGTAAGACGAAGCTTGCACAGCTCTACGGCAGTTACATATCCACAGAGAATGACAAAAGGTACCTGGTCGTCCCGGTGGGTGCCAACTGGACCGAGACGAGGCACATCTTCGGCTACCTCAACATAATGACGGGGGAATACCAGAGCACCCCGGCCCTGGACTTCATCATGAGGGCCTCCAGGGACCCTGACAACCCCTACATCCTGATACTCGATGAGATGAACCTATCACACGTTGAACGCTACTTCTCTGACTTCCTCTCAGCCATGGAGAGCGGCGAACCAGTACCACTCCATGATGACCCCAACTCTGAGTTCCCATCCATGATAGAGATACCCGAGAACCTCAGGGTCGTGGGAACAGTCAACGTGGATGAGACCACCTACATGTTCTCACCGAAGGTCCTTGACCGGGCAAACACCATAGAATTCGAAACCCTCAGGCCAGGGGAGTATCTTAACGGCACCCCCCACGACCAGGGCCCAGCAGGGGACACAGAATTCCTTGAAGACATCATGGAATACAGCAATGATAACATGAAGGACGACCTCCACATGGTATGGGATGAACTTGTGGCTGAACTTGACTTCTTCCATGAAACCCTCACAACCCCAGGATTCGACTTCGGCTTCAGGGTGACAGATGAGATCCTCAGATTCATGCATGCAGCCTGGATCTACGAGAAAAGACCCCGGGAATGGGAAAACTGGGAGCGCTACCTTGACGCCCAGATCAAACAGAAGATCCTCCCCAAGATCCACGGCCCCGAAAGACTCCTCAGGGACACACTCGATAAACTCAAAGAACACTGCCAGGGCAGATTCCCTGAATCAGAGAAGAAGCTTGAGGAGATGCAGAACACCCTGAAAACCCAGCGCTACGCCTCCTTCATCAGGTAG
- a CDS encoding DUF2357 domain-containing protein, translating to MDQEIIIEFRAGRLRINGGPAPIEVPPRMVRVSGHPLTLINVPLVDRPGLNPIEHCPYYDNLSEIMLLEETEYQVLFETEGSLKDVKVLPHADELFRRIRFKFRDRVAGILNFRSYAGKSFLDIETPGGHESIPIEVRSKKIDYHEQYPAMLADLSEEITSIILEADSSIFQTFTPSGEDDRTLYEDFLLLEYLFRPENLPAAAERINHSFYSGLKREVQVVPAGLASVVDPNGLVGVLSDPASMDADGNIRNLPQLNLRETPDTPENRFYRYFLESLEDRILSLHESAPEGYIRDSLEGFLDEVNLLLSAGWLMDVGELQVLPLNSQVLQKREGYRDVLRYFFILDLALRFTWEGLEDSIRGFERRLSELYEYWCYFRILRILEDITGDRVNPRDIFVRDGWRVRLRTGNSILRFSMDDTEIALSYNGRFAGDTPCRSYSLPFKPDYSILVAVDECTCFIHLDAKYRSTVRPDDLYESIDMRDSEEELERRFRDGDVYKMHSYKDAILRSVGAYILYPGDEDVLFSEGGGEVPSVGAFPLRPGESHVDERRLRDFIERAILNIIEG from the coding sequence ATGGACCAGGAGATAATCATAGAATTCAGGGCAGGGAGACTGAGGATAAATGGGGGTCCAGCGCCCATTGAAGTACCTCCCAGGATGGTGAGGGTCAGCGGCCACCCCTTAACACTCATAAACGTCCCCCTGGTTGACAGGCCCGGACTTAACCCCATCGAACACTGCCCCTACTACGACAACCTCAGTGAAATAATGCTCCTGGAGGAGACAGAATACCAGGTCCTCTTCGAAACTGAAGGATCCCTCAAGGATGTGAAGGTCCTCCCCCATGCAGATGAACTCTTCAGGAGGATACGATTCAAATTCAGGGACAGAGTGGCGGGTATACTCAACTTCAGGAGCTACGCCGGCAAATCCTTCCTCGACATCGAGACACCCGGGGGCCATGAATCCATACCCATCGAGGTGAGGTCAAAGAAGATAGACTACCATGAACAGTACCCTGCAATGCTGGCAGACCTCTCAGAGGAGATCACATCCATCATCCTCGAGGCTGACTCCTCCATATTCCAGACCTTCACCCCCTCAGGTGAGGATGACAGGACACTCTACGAGGACTTTCTTTTACTGGAGTACCTCTTCAGACCCGAGAACCTCCCGGCTGCAGCTGAACGCATAAATCACAGCTTCTATTCCGGACTTAAACGTGAGGTCCAGGTTGTACCCGCAGGCCTGGCCTCAGTGGTGGACCCCAACGGACTGGTGGGTGTGCTGTCAGACCCGGCCAGCATGGATGCAGATGGGAACATAAGGAACCTCCCGCAGCTGAACCTGCGGGAGACGCCTGACACTCCAGAGAACCGCTTCTACAGGTACTTCCTGGAATCACTGGAGGACAGGATACTCTCGCTCCATGAATCAGCCCCCGAGGGTTACATCAGGGACTCCCTGGAGGGATTCCTGGATGAGGTGAACCTCCTCCTCTCTGCAGGGTGGCTGATGGATGTTGGTGAACTCCAGGTCCTCCCCCTGAACTCACAGGTACTCCAGAAGAGGGAGGGCTACAGGGACGTTCTCAGGTACTTCTTCATCCTTGACCTCGCACTCAGGTTCACCTGGGAGGGGCTTGAGGACAGTATCAGGGGATTTGAGAGGAGGCTCAGTGAACTCTATGAGTACTGGTGCTACTTCAGGATCCTCAGGATCCTGGAGGACATAACCGGGGATAGAGTTAACCCCCGGGACATATTCGTCAGGGATGGCTGGAGGGTCCGTCTGAGGACCGGGAACTCCATACTCAGGTTCAGCATGGATGACACCGAGATAGCCCTCTCCTACAATGGAAGGTTCGCCGGGGACACCCCCTGCAGGTCCTATTCACTCCCCTTCAAACCTGACTACTCCATACTCGTGGCTGTGGATGAGTGCACCTGCTTCATACACCTGGATGCAAAGTACCGGTCCACTGTGAGGCCAGATGACCTCTATGAGAGTATCGACATGAGGGACTCTGAGGAGGAACTTGAGAGGAGGTTCAGGGATGGTGATGTTTACAAGATGCACAGCTACAAGGATGCCATACTGCGCAGTGTGGGGGCCTACATACTCTACCCCGGGGATGAGGATGTTTTATTCAGTGAGGGAGGCGGTGAGGTGCCATCGGTTGGTGCATTTCCACTGAGGCCCGGCGAATCCCATGTGGATGAGAGGAGACTGCGTGACTTTATAGAGAGGGCTATTCTGAATATAATCGAAGGGTAA
- a CDS encoding H(2)-dependent methylenetetrahydromethanopterin dehydrogenase-related protein, protein MKVTVYGAGNQKLYTDELNLPERYGGEAPYGGSRMAMEFAMAGHDVILAEPSREFLDDEQWSMVEEAGVTVTDNDKEAASEAEVAVLFTPFGKGTFSIAREILPELPEGSVIANTCTVSPVVLYYVLEKELKLERTDVGVSSMHPAAVPGTPQHGHYVIGGRPTAELDMATDEQVSRCAELAESTGKKAYIVPADVTSAVADMGSLVTAVALAGVLDYYYVGTQIIKAPEEMVEKQILMTLQTMASLVETSGVDGMAAAINPELLVKSARSMHLLDEQEELDAALKKISDLNDDVMKWIEGAEVNHTDLVAAQALTGELKTVIGDRAAEGTIRRCMRKMFE, encoded by the coding sequence ATGAAGGTGACAGTCTACGGTGCTGGTAATCAGAAGTTATATACCGATGAACTGAACCTCCCTGAAAGGTATGGTGGGGAGGCACCCTACGGTGGAAGCAGGATGGCCATGGAGTTTGCAATGGCCGGACATGATGTTATACTGGCGGAACCTTCAAGGGAATTCCTGGACGATGAGCAGTGGAGCATGGTCGAGGAGGCCGGTGTAACGGTAACAGATAACGATAAGGAGGCCGCCAGTGAGGCTGAAGTGGCAGTGCTCTTCACCCCCTTCGGTAAGGGTACCTTCAGTATAGCCAGGGAGATACTCCCTGAACTCCCTGAGGGCTCAGTCATAGCCAACACATGCACGGTATCACCGGTGGTCCTCTACTACGTCCTTGAGAAGGAACTCAAACTGGAGAGGACCGACGTGGGGGTATCCTCCATGCACCCGGCAGCCGTGCCAGGGACACCACAGCATGGCCACTACGTCATCGGCGGGAGACCCACAGCTGAACTGGACATGGCAACCGATGAACAGGTATCAAGGTGCGCTGAACTGGCAGAGAGCACAGGCAAGAAGGCCTACATAGTACCGGCAGATGTGACCTCAGCGGTGGCCGATATGGGGTCACTGGTCACAGCGGTGGCACTTGCAGGTGTACTGGACTACTACTATGTGGGTACACAGATCATAAAGGCCCCCGAGGAGATGGTTGAGAAGCAGATACTCATGACACTCCAGACAATGGCGTCCCTGGTTGAGACATCAGGTGTTGACGGGATGGCAGCCGCCATCAACCCTGAGCTGCTCGTAAAAAGTGCAAGGTCGATGCACCTGCTGGATGAGCAGGAGGAACTCGACGCAGCCCTCAAGAAGATCTCAGACCTCAACGATGACGTCATGAAGTGGATTGAGGGGGCAGAGGTTAACCACACTGACCTGGTGGCTGCACAGGCCCTTACAGGTGAACTGAAGACCGTCATTGGTGACCGTGCAGCTGAGGGTACCATAAGGAGATGCATGAGGAAGATGTTTGAATAG
- a CDS encoding potassium channel family protein has protein sequence MKDLQSGLRVLFEVVFLAVLGLDGFALFISVFLPLQSGTFQAVVLLDLAASAMVLVAYLTRPGVRDRWNVPLVAAPFYFIGVTILGVPQHSPILAALNLVKVAGILMAVRDLAGSVGEFMRRSRLGYGVGLFISVIFVFTILFYIVESPVNPLVVTYEDSLWYVLQTITTVGYGDIVPVTSLGRFTGMVIMFSAIASTSLITASATSTLLETLRGEQERIESRRRDEFREIEARISGVEERLERIEEMLGELRKGP, from the coding sequence GTGAAAGATCTTCAGTCAGGGCTGAGGGTATTATTTGAGGTGGTATTCCTTGCTGTGCTGGGCCTCGATGGCTTCGCACTCTTCATAAGCGTATTCCTGCCGCTGCAGTCGGGTACCTTCCAGGCGGTGGTCCTCCTTGACCTTGCAGCCAGTGCAATGGTCTTGGTGGCCTACCTCACCAGGCCGGGGGTACGTGACAGGTGGAACGTCCCCCTCGTCGCCGCGCCCTTCTACTTCATAGGCGTGACCATCCTCGGTGTGCCGCAGCACTCACCCATACTTGCAGCCCTGAACCTGGTGAAGGTTGCCGGCATCCTCATGGCCGTCAGGGACCTTGCAGGTTCCGTGGGTGAGTTCATGAGGAGGAGCAGGCTCGGCTACGGGGTGGGACTCTTCATATCCGTGATATTCGTCTTCACCATACTCTTCTACATCGTCGAAAGCCCGGTCAACCCCCTGGTGGTGACCTATGAGGACTCCCTCTGGTATGTGCTGCAGACCATAACAACGGTGGGCTACGGGGACATAGTACCTGTAACCTCCCTGGGAAGGTTCACAGGTATGGTCATAATGTTCAGCGCCATCGCATCCACGAGCCTCATAACAGCCTCCGCCACATCCACACTCCTTGAGACCCTCAGGGGGGAGCAGGAGAGGATAGAATCAAGGAGGCGGGATGAGTTCAGGGAAATCGAGGCCAGAATCAGTGGAGTTGAGGAGAGGCTTGAGAGGATAGAGGAGATGCTGGGGGAACTCAGGAAAGGACCATGA
- a CDS encoding heavy metal-binding domain-containing protein, which produces MSELRSYRWAILAVLAGLAAGLASAAVSVKLELIIFGFNIMYIVSPLLAGFMESYVAGRKYGASTGALSAILVFFAVNIYGWLFPAEPIQWNVFTVGGLLLAFQAAFPTTVNFILAAAITYALGLLGKGLGDRLSGGDDTVPLEYGPHGVGIGIAAGEAVGDPGDLDGLRRLAVERMLSDAESMGGRGVVDIEVKVTVIGGELLAVTATGTAIE; this is translated from the coding sequence GTGTCTGAGTTGAGGAGTTACAGGTGGGCCATACTGGCTGTGCTGGCAGGCCTTGCAGCGGGCCTCGCATCTGCGGCGGTATCTGTTAAGTTAGAGCTTATCATATTCGGTTTCAACATAATGTACATAGTATCACCACTCCTTGCGGGCTTCATGGAGTCATACGTCGCCGGGAGAAAATATGGGGCCAGCACAGGTGCCCTGAGCGCCATACTGGTATTCTTCGCCGTGAACATCTATGGCTGGCTGTTCCCGGCCGAACCCATCCAGTGGAATGTCTTCACGGTAGGGGGCCTCCTCCTGGCATTCCAGGCAGCATTCCCCACCACCGTGAACTTCATCCTTGCAGCTGCCATCACATACGCCCTGGGACTCCTGGGTAAGGGTTTGGGGGATCGTTTATCAGGGGGAGATGATACCGTACCCCTGGAGTATGGGCCCCATGGGGTGGGGATAGGTATAGCTGCTGGTGAGGCCGTGGGGGATCCAGGGGACCTCGATGGACTCAGGAGGCTGGCGGTTGAGAGGATGCTCTCAGATGCAGAGTCCATGGGTGGCAGGGGAGTTGTTGACATCGAAGTTAAGGTTACGGTGATTGGCGGTGAGCTCTTGGCTGTGACTGCAACCGGCACAGCCATTGAATAG
- a CDS encoding PsbP-related protein, with the protein MGVLLLAVMVSGCTTTTETGNTTVPDIPYRTYSDSEISFRYPESWTSENLTVQTPNTIAAVADPASVESSGNIVTLVIIQSIPLPSGKTLKDVYDETYRSFEQQSGYQLISERTLTIDGVTAYENIHRINVDGVTKQERATWLEKNGKIYVILCGTSPERFDTENRNFDLITYSFQVK; encoded by the coding sequence GTGGGGGTTCTGCTTCTGGCCGTTATGGTTTCAGGCTGCACAACAACCACTGAAACAGGTAACACAACCGTGCCTGACATACCATACAGGACCTACTCTGACAGTGAAATTTCCTTCAGGTACCCTGAATCCTGGACCTCTGAAAATCTAACCGTCCAGACACCAAATACCATTGCCGCCGTTGCGGATCCAGCATCTGTGGAGTCATCAGGGAACATCGTAACCCTTGTGATCATACAGAGCATTCCACTGCCATCAGGTAAGACCCTTAAGGACGTCTATGACGAGACCTACAGGTCCTTTGAACAGCAGTCAGGGTATCAGCTCATATCCGAGAGAACACTGACCATCGATGGCGTTACAGCCTACGAAAACATACACAGGATAAATGTTGATGGTGTCACTAAACAGGAACGTGCAACATGGCTCGAGAAGAACGGTAAGATATACGTCATCCTCTGTGGAACATCACCTGAAAGGTTTGACACAGAGAACAGGAACTTCGACCTCATAACATACTCATTCCAGGTGAAATGA
- a CDS encoding PD-(D/E)XK nuclease family protein yields MEDIETREIFRISFTELNTYLTCPFRYMLLYEYGFDVPSTRDQLYGIAVHECLRRINRRLMRGEAVTDDYLQELASHALRDIEMSPDGFRAFISKLKRYLEEIRGRASEIVSAEKPFSIMKDGFMITGQTDLIIRNREGGLELVDFKSMSGSGIHARDIELQLGVYRHALDLDFDGFLAYTFEDSEWHLIEPAADIEGLLEDVAERIRREEFPPRENNLCSLCIFRSICTYINGRQEAGAGGEAEDLRRAFRDLDPHDMDGYVEAMERIMGYLRNSHDPEVRARAADYLGEAGDAVALDVLREALNDPGEGVRIAARRAIERLKKAQRALKEDYQTLICGRDLFKPKKIHTPEGQFVVCRVCGHSKFLEDGVREVVGIIGDEEYSWRQEDRLFISMWDEESKRARNADIDVLWVTDSGDMDYGWAINAVYQRLKNDVTRAKPLSEIPVILRGDPEIGEEEMDILQRFGEVRYG; encoded by the coding sequence TTGGAGGACATTGAGACCAGGGAGATCTTCAGGATCAGCTTCACAGAGCTCAACACCTACCTCACCTGCCCCTTCAGGTACATGCTGCTCTATGAGTACGGATTCGACGTCCCCTCAACCAGGGACCAGCTCTACGGTATAGCGGTCCATGAGTGCCTCCGGAGGATAAACAGGCGCCTGATGCGTGGCGAGGCTGTGACAGATGATTACCTTCAGGAACTGGCATCACATGCACTCAGGGACATCGAAATGTCCCCTGATGGATTCAGGGCATTCATATCAAAACTAAAACGCTACCTTGAGGAGATAAGGGGCCGCGCATCAGAGATAGTCTCTGCAGAGAAGCCCTTCAGCATAATGAAGGACGGCTTCATGATAACTGGTCAGACAGACCTCATCATAAGGAACCGTGAAGGCGGCCTGGAGCTGGTGGACTTCAAGTCAATGTCAGGGTCGGGCATCCATGCACGGGACATTGAACTCCAGCTGGGAGTGTACAGGCACGCCCTGGACCTTGACTTCGACGGCTTCCTGGCCTACACCTTTGAGGATTCAGAATGGCACCTGATAGAACCGGCAGCAGACATCGAGGGGCTCCTTGAGGACGTGGCTGAGAGGATAAGGCGGGAGGAGTTCCCTCCAAGGGAGAACAATCTCTGCAGTCTCTGCATATTCCGCTCCATCTGCACCTACATCAATGGAAGACAGGAGGCAGGAGCCGGTGGTGAGGCAGAGGACCTCAGGAGGGCCTTCAGGGACCTTGACCCTCATGACATGGATGGATACGTGGAGGCCATGGAGAGGATCATGGGGTACCTCAGAAACTCCCATGACCCTGAGGTCAGGGCGCGGGCCGCTGATTACCTTGGAGAGGCAGGGGATGCCGTGGCCCTTGATGTGCTGAGGGAGGCCCTCAATGACCCTGGGGAGGGGGTCAGGATAGCTGCCAGGAGGGCCATTGAGAGGTTGAAAAAGGCTCAGAGGGCTCTTAAGGAGGATTATCAGACCCTCATATGCGGGAGGGACCTGTTCAAACCCAAAAAGATCCACACACCTGAGGGCCAGTTCGTGGTCTGCCGTGTCTGCGGCCACTCAAAATTCCTTGAGGATGGAGTAAGGGAGGTTGTGGGCATAATAGGTGATGAGGAATACTCATGGAGGCAGGAAGACAGGTTATTCATCAGCATGTGGGACGAGGAATCTAAGAGGGCGAGAAATGCTGACATAGACGTCCTCTGGGTTACTGATTCCGGGGATATGGATTATGGGTGGGCCATAAACGCGGTGTACCAGAGACTCAAAAACGATGTTACAAGGGCAAAGCCCCTCAGCGAGATACCCGTGATACTAAGGGGAGACCCTGAGATAGGTGAGGAGGAGATGGATATACTCCAGAGGTTTGGAGAGGTAAGGTATGGCTAG